The DNA segment TGGGTTAATGCAGTTGTGACTCTGAGTGCTGTACAGGTATGAAGAGTTTTCTTCTGCATGCTGtagtattcttttttctttttaaatattaactgaaagtgcattttttttgttaacatgacTATTTAATCTTCTATAAAAGCCAAATAAATGCTGTGAGTATCCTGGTCTTCTCTCAGGATATTTTTGTCCATCTAAATGTCCCCTACTGCTTTGCGTGGACCAGTGACATGCCTtgaattgtgtaataaatgaagGACACATCTGTCTTAACCCAAAACATGCCACTCATGCTCGCCAGATCCTGTGGCTTCATTTAACTATCACTGCCAAATGAAGCATGTCAACCATAtgaatttaaatgagtttttttgtaatacattttcagtacTAATTGTTTAGCTTTTTGCAGTTTCTGCTAGGGGTTTGTTATTTTATATCTTAGCATTAAATATGTGGACAATTATTCAAGCTGTACAAAATTCTCAGTATAACGATGTACAAAGACACACTTTGCATCCTTTACTTCAACTGGATGTtgtttgttagtgtgttgctTTTCCCACAGTCACAGTCTCTGAAAACTCAAGAGCCAAGTTTGTTTACCGCCAGTGTACTCAACTGAGCTTGCATATCCTAttcaatattgtttaaaaaagaaataaaagtactTAATCTGTTActtagtttagtttgttttgtgtgtgaaatatttgtgCATGAGACAAATGtcagtttacaatatatttattgcaAATCTTCAACAGCCTCTAATGACAAACATTAGATGTATCAGCAGTTTCTCACACGTTTTCAGAACATGCACGCTATAAAATGTACAAAGTAACTTTTCTTCAATTTAATATGTATTGAATAACAGTGTATAGAGTTTTTGAAAACATGATATAAGACCTGGcagataaataaatgattatttgtagttatatatcaaatatacactatgaaaaggaaaaaatggCAGGCTATAGTTCAGTTCGTTAAGTGCTACAGAACAACTGAACTTTAGCTATCAGCAGAGTGTGTTGCAAGAATACTTGCATCCTTCTTTTTGTCTTAAGAGAAGTTTTCTCCATCCGAGTTGATAAAACTGTCGACAACATAATGCATTGTTGCAAAAAACAACAGGTACTTGAAGTTAACTGTGCAACTAAAGACCAGAAGCACAATGAACTTTTCTAAAGGTTTACAAAATTGGATTGGCAGGTTATACCATTTAATTTGAAACTATTTTCTGATGCTATGTTGCCTAGTATTTGTTTCATGGTATGGTTATCAGTAGTTCGCACTCTCACAGTATTAATCATATAGACCAAAAAGTGattttgtacaaattcatacaaacgTCACTGTTAGCATTATAGAGAAAAGTTTGAAACAAATGTTTTACGATAACAAATTTATCAATCACCAAAGAACTTTTGTACAAAATCTGCCTAAGCTTCTGGCAATTGGTGGCACTTCTTAAACCTTTACAAGGATATTGACTTCAGAATCCATCTCTTTGGAGAACTTACCTGACAGAAGCAAGCCAACCCtttacaaaatgaaacatttggcaCAGTTCTAGACCACAAACATTTTACCTCTATGTCTACACAGAGCAAATGTGGCAAACAGACTCACCAAATCACCCGATCAGTCCATTACCTACTCATCATGTATCTAAAACTCTTTTGGTTCCTTCATATTACATCATTTTGTTTTATCTGAAAGTAGAGGTCTGCCCCTAGAGGTCAATAGTCTCACTGCAGATGCTCAGAGCATCAATCTGTCTGCACACACTGATAAATTCTTCTTGGACAGATTGGTCAAACTCTGACTGCTGGTCCATACTCTCCTCTGACTTTAATGTTCTGTAGGGTCTCTGTAAGTTTCCCCTTTGGTGGCCAGAGCTGGCAGTGTGGCTGGAACCCCCACTGATGGTAGAGGGTGGTGGATGGTGTCCTTCTGGACTAGAGCACAAAATCAAAGAAGAGCCACCCAGAGACTGTCTGTAGAGAGAACAGGAGCTGGAGCTGCCTCTCCAGCGCTCTGGAGATGAGCAGCAAGTTGAAGATGACAGTGAGGGAGATGGGGATGGAGGAAAACCTAATGACGGACCATCTGGTTGGGCTTGAGAAGCAAGGGGAACTTGGGGTAGCACTTCCACACATGAAGATGTTCGGTATAGGCCTGGATCAGGAGTAAGGTTGTCTCTCAAGGTTTGGGCACCGCTGGAGTTGATCTCTCTACCATTCAGCGAGCGGTCACTAGAGGTGAAGGGTCGTAAGGGGCTGAAGAGACTCATGGGAAATAGAGATTCACTAAACAGTGCTTCATCAATGCTTCGACGCAGATTTATGGGCGAAGGAGGGCGCAGGTCCGCTGTGGAGTCGCTGGTACAGGATGAACCCACAgaaggggcaccagtgttgggtTGAGTGTTGGGCAAGTCCAGGTCAAGGTCACGATAGGCCAAAGCCCGGTTGCTGTGGTATAAAAGGTCAAGGCCATTCAAGCTGCTGAGACGGTCATCCACCAGTGTGTACAAGGGTAGACACTCTGTCTCTCCATGTCCAATTGGATCACAAATGGCCAGCTTCTCCTGATGAGACAGAGTCCACTGGTAGCTCCCAGGAATGATAGGTGACTTTGCTGCAAGGAGTTCTGTCCAGCAACTTCCTGGCTGGGGAAGGTGATCAGAACAGTAAACTGGCTGAGCAACTACCAGGACCAGTGTGAGGCAGATAACTGCTTCACAAACTCGGCAACTGAACTGGAAAGTCCACCACGGCCAAGGCCGAAAGGACTCAGCGCTTCCAGCAATTCCGAGAGCGTGCAGCATGGCGTAGAGTTGCAGCCCTGCACAAGCCAGAGAGAAGACAGCACAGAGTAACACTGCGGCTGCTGCCCGGTCCCAGTCTCGGCTCTCGGCAAACGGGCAACGGTTGTAGCGTTCGGCTGGTGTTGGTGATGTGTTGTTTAGATGATAAATATGTTTGGAGTCAGCACGAACGTAGCAGTAGAACACAAAATATGCAGCTGATAGGAAAGTTGCCAGAGCCACAAAGGCACCTCTAGAAATCAAGGACAGAAACAGGTAGACTTGCTGGTCAAAATGGAGTAATGCAACAGGGCCAAAGGCAGCAGCAAAGTGCAGAAGCACCAAGCAAGCCAGGAAACAAGGTCTCTGAAAGGCGGAATAGGACAGCTGCATACGAGAGCGCATTGACAGGAGCAAGAATACTAGGCCAAAGGCGGCAGTCATGCATGGAAATGGTGCCTCGTAAAGTAACAGTGAAGCCTCTGTAGATGCCATGCGGTCCTGGTATCCATATGCATCGTACACTAGGGCGAAGGCCCTAGTGCAGCCAGCGGCCACCAGGCAGAGACTAACCAGAGCGAAGTAGCCACAGCCTGATGGGTACTGTAGGGGAAGGCAGAGGAGGTTCAGGGTGGAGGCCAAAGCGACTAAACAGAACACAGTGCCCAGGCCATAGATGTGTGCTTCCCACGCTGAACCCCATGTCGCCAGGGCACTGTTCCAATCAGAATAGAGTGCCACAAACATAGGTGGGGCTGGAAATGGGTTGGGATTTTGAGAGAGGTTGGTGGAGAGGGTGGTTGTGCTGTCATTTTTGCTGCTGTTGCTCAGGAAAGTGGTGGTGGGCCAAGTGTCACTAGAACTGCAGATTCCAGAGCGTTCTGCATTACAGTCAGGGAGTGCAGATTCTTGGGTAAGATCTGTCAGCCAGTCTTCAGATGTAGCAGTGTCCATTTctaaaagaaagaacaaacacattgcattattaGTACAGGAGACATGTGTAAAGATGTACCACAGATACTGATTCTCAGGAGACTACTCATGATTTAATTATTCAAAGACTCCCATTTGAATATAAAAGTTGAATGGAAAGCTAGTTACAAAATAAGAagcacaaagaaataaataacagaaaaaaacagaaaaggtcATTGGTACTGGTACTTTTACTGGTAATTTTCTTCCAGAACATTTTCAGTTAAGTTTACggacatttcctttaaccctaaaacacaat comes from the Cyprinus carpio isolate SPL01 chromosome B4, ASM1834038v1, whole genome shotgun sequence genome and includes:
- the prrt4b gene encoding proline-rich transmembrane protein 4 isoform X2; this encodes MLLLRGTLVVFSLFSSVSGFFSEYGPKPTTQTKAGSKGWGMPNFETLKSNIPLFGLGSRLLFGGTKGSATTKVSTTFPEATTQDYILSSKDLSPKYQPTTTSFEELQSSTVQIGTLLPLKSAKLPIIDLLRNKPQIDRPEPPKLDQNYDLDRWPSNNGQITAKTPQTMISKPVTQTYTVSTAQRTSSTHTTTLKPITETMKPYSDQTVPTDTPSTTSELRTQAYTVSTAQNTSIMQTIALKLMTETMNTYSGQTVPIDTQATISQLMIPSFQTTHFLTPAEPEASTQPLTTVNTGQNTLRTTNMASKPEWTPFKTTDKALDGFTWVEQTTRQSEGGRVQSVGPDPTPSLPTGGFPWEEGDKETGKSADLTTQERHDELTTSASMTTLRNTEMDTATSEDWLTDLTQESALPDCNAERSGICSSSDTWPTTTFLSNSSKNDSTTTLSTNLSQNPNPFPAPPMFVALYSDWNSALATWGSAWEAHIYGLGTVFCLVALASTLNLLCLPLQYPSGCGYFALVSLCLVAAGCTRAFALVYDAYGYQDRMASTEASLLLYEAPFPCMTAAFGLVFLLLSMRSRMQLSYSAFQRPCFLACLVLLHFAAAFGPVALLHFDQQVYLFLSLISRGAFVALATFLSAAYFVFYCYVRADSKHIYHLNNTSPTPAERYNRCPFAESRDWDRAAAAVLLCAVFSLACAGLQLYAMLHALGIAGSAESFRPWPWWTFQFSCRVCEAVICLTLVLVVAQPVYCSDHLPQPGSCWTELLAAKSPIIPGSYQWTLSHQEKLAICDPIGHGETECLPLYTLVDDRLSSLNGLDLLYHSNRALAYRDLDLDLPNTQPNTGAPSVGSSCTSDSTADLRPPSPINLRRSIDEALFSESLFPMSLFSPLRPFTSSDRSLNGREINSSGAQTLRDNLTPDPGLYRTSSCVEVLPQVPLASQAQPDGPSLGFPPSPSPSLSSSTCCSSPERWRGSSSSCSLYRQSLGGSSLILCSSPEGHHPPPSTISGGSSHTASSGHQRGNLQRPYRTLKSEESMDQQSEFDQSVQEEFISVCRQIDALSICSETIDL
- the prrt4b gene encoding proline-rich transmembrane protein 4 isoform X1 — its product is MLLLRGTLVVFSLFSSVSGFFSEYGPKPTTQTKAGSKGWGMPNFETLKSNIPLFGLGSRLLFGGTKGSATTKVSTTFPEATTQDYILSSKDLSPKYQPTTTSFEELQSSTVQIGTLLPLKSAKLPIIDLLRNKPQIDRPEPPKLDQNYDLDRWPSNNGQITAKTPQTMISKPVTQTYTVSTAQRTSSTHTTTLKPITETMKPYSDQTVPTDTPSTTSELRTQAYTVSTAQNTSIMQTIALKLMTETMNTYSGQTVPIDTQATISQLMIPSFQTTHFLTPAEPEASTQPLTTVNTGQNTLRTTNMASKPEWTPFKTTDKALDGFTWVEQTTRQSEGGRVQSVGPDPTPSLPTGAGFPWEEGDKETGKSADLTTQERHDELTTSASMTTLRNTEMDTATSEDWLTDLTQESALPDCNAERSGICSSSDTWPTTTFLSNSSKNDSTTTLSTNLSQNPNPFPAPPMFVALYSDWNSALATWGSAWEAHIYGLGTVFCLVALASTLNLLCLPLQYPSGCGYFALVSLCLVAAGCTRAFALVYDAYGYQDRMASTEASLLLYEAPFPCMTAAFGLVFLLLSMRSRMQLSYSAFQRPCFLACLVLLHFAAAFGPVALLHFDQQVYLFLSLISRGAFVALATFLSAAYFVFYCYVRADSKHIYHLNNTSPTPAERYNRCPFAESRDWDRAAAAVLLCAVFSLACAGLQLYAMLHALGIAGSAESFRPWPWWTFQFSCRVCEAVICLTLVLVVAQPVYCSDHLPQPGSCWTELLAAKSPIIPGSYQWTLSHQEKLAICDPIGHGETECLPLYTLVDDRLSSLNGLDLLYHSNRALAYRDLDLDLPNTQPNTGAPSVGSSCTSDSTADLRPPSPINLRRSIDEALFSESLFPMSLFSPLRPFTSSDRSLNGREINSSGAQTLRDNLTPDPGLYRTSSCVEVLPQVPLASQAQPDGPSLGFPPSPSPSLSSSTCCSSPERWRGSSSSCSLYRQSLGGSSLILCSSPEGHHPPPSTISGGSSHTASSGHQRGNLQRPYRTLKSEESMDQQSEFDQSVQEEFISVCRQIDALSICSETIDL